The Xiphophorus maculatus strain JP 163 A chromosome 23, X_maculatus-5.0-male, whole genome shotgun sequence genome contains a region encoding:
- the LOC111606840 gene encoding uncharacterized protein LOC111606840, with translation MGNTNSCNSSLIEGPEGDEKYMISRFPGSIVHIKKWKKKYKIDGKLKIDQWQAIVGILESSVARKKGIKKVRKEDELKCAKLWLKAAIDRKEQIKKVKDKRQADIDRRNASVGRGEQVRPTAPPPTAATDSSALVSVSPSSMDRQPSAPFNISEEATILFVRPEDNEPIFSAVQTPPPNMQPPPPSAPPTLTPARAPSIKLTTDPVSVHTPTKIYPPLPVSPPPLYNEESAGPSGLGHSYDLRKYRTPRVMYSSEGAEQYPMIQVPNPNPRDAQSPHIYVFRPWTLKEARKAVEGITPASEDPDKWVEDMTGLIHSYRLNGVEAGEAAMSSLGKDWAKVRGNYTGKETNNNNMLVPMSYPPGANPALSDAFKAQWDPLCERVRVNFRKRANYSHLSGIKQKVGEDVDDFRLRFEKEFKVHSGITYDARAEGVYQQQLKNALMSSFRPEIEGWIKKHLVEYDAASVPQLMTWARHAEKVVKKPKTGSDVFHLEDFGEVDTSVFFRGSSRGRGKNSSRGGRYGQPPRNYTPQKPQRPDGCWTCGHPDHWARHCPENKINHRKGGRWEKKQKYNSSA, from the coding sequence ATGGGAAACACAAATTCCTGTAATTCCTCACTTATTGAGGGCCCCGAAGGGGATGAAAAGTACATGATATCCAGATTTCCTGGCAGCattgtacatataaaaaaatggaaaaagaaatataaaatagatGGGAAGCTAAAAATTGATCAATGGCAAGCAATTGTGGGAATTTTGGAGAGTAGTGTAGCAAGAAAAAAGGGgataaaaaaagttagaaaggaAGATGAACTAAAGTGTGCAAAACTATGGTTAAAAGCAGCCATAGACCgtaaagaacaaattaaaaaggttaaagaCAAAAGGCAAGCAGATATTGACAGGCGGAATGCCTCGGTGGGACGGGGAGAGCAGGTACGGCCGACTGCTCCTCCCCCAACCGCTGCGACAGATTCGTCTGCCCTTGTCTCAGTGTCACCAAGCTCGATGGATAGACAGCCGAGTGCACCTTTTAATATCAGTGAGGAAGCCACTATCTTATTTGTAAGACCAGAAGATAATGAGCCCATATTTAGTGCAGTTCAAACCCCTCCTCCAAATATGCAGCCTCCACCACCCTCAGCTCCTCCAACTCTCACTCCAGCAAGAGCCCCAAGTATCAAACTGACCACAGACCCAGTGTCAGTTCACACACCTACCAAAATTTACCCTCCTCTTCCAGTCTCTCCACCCCCATTATATAATGAAGAAAGTGCAGGTCCAAGTGGTCTGGGACATTCATATGATCTGAGAAAGTACAGAACTCCTCGAGTTATGTACAGTTCTGAAGGGGCAGAACAATATCCAATGATCCAGGTCCCAAATCCTAATCCTAGAGATGCCCAGTCGccacatatttatgtttttagaccCTGGACCTTGAAAGAGGCCAGAAAGGCGGTAGAAGGAATAACACCTGCATCAGAGGACCCCGATAAGTGGGTAGAAGATATGACTGGATTAATCCATTCATATAGACTAAATGGAGTGGAAGCAGGAGAAGCAGCCATGTCCTCATTAGGAAAAGATTGGGCAAAAGTGAGGGGAAATTATACAGGGAAagaaactaataataataatatgttagTTCCAATGTCATACCCTCCAGGAGCCAACCCTGCTCTCTCTGATGCATTTAAAGCACAATGGGACCCATTGTGTGAGAGAGTTAGAGTAAATTTCCGTAAAAGGGCGAATTATAGTCATTTGTCaggaattaaacaaaaagttggAGAAGACGTAGACGATTTTCGTCTGCGGTTTGAGAAGGAGTTCAAAGTTCACAGTGGGATTACTTATGACGCAAGAGCAGAGGGTGTATATCAACAACAGCTAAAAAACGCTTTAATGTCAAGTTTCCGCCCTGAAATTGAGGGCTGGATTAAAAAACACCTAGTTGAATATGATGCTGCCTCAGTCCCACAGCTGATGACATGGGCACGTCATGCAGAAAAAGTagttaaaaaaccaaaaacaggatCAGATGTTTTTCATCTGGAGGATTTTGGAGAAGTAGACACCTCTGTCTTTTTCCGCGGCTCCTCAAGAGGCCGagggaaaaacagcagcagaggaggtcGCTATGGGCAGCCACCCCGAAACTATACCCCTCAAAAACCACAACGTCCAGATGGATGTTGGACTTGTGGTCATCCTGACCACTGGGCAAGACATTgcccagaaaacaaaataaatcaccgGAAGGGTGGCAgatgggagaaaaaacaaaaatataactcCTCAGCATGA